A single Aythya fuligula isolate bAytFul2 chromosome 33, bAytFul2.pri, whole genome shotgun sequence DNA region contains:
- the LOC116500251 gene encoding zinc finger protein 692-like, which translates to MDPGRPGRQRAPDCVRRQKRRELDARRSKCRIRLGGHLEQWCRLKEQLGFALHSQLAKFLLDRYSSQGCVLSPGPSTPEPSLLHADALQRLVALSHGHGQECGFVPDVKPPASGSPAQLVWECVAGHSFSWGVPTVADGQQPWGVTEEDLGSNSPPVPRRRQSLRRAGLVAEPKVDGSSPKKDGAEAEVAAWSPAGDGNQREEAGESSDGAPQGQMEVATTGLDHESTPALEEKPEQGSASQEEEEEEEDEDFAEDDDLAYTDDLRDENYHPSLDSDSELQRRQSQPKSRKKPVKEEQSPSEPSPIDSSPAEERGGRVSCKRRTRSCDEDVAQIGPKRIRKAAKREILLCDFEGCGKIFSNRQYLNHHKKYQHVHQKTFTCSEPSCGKSFNFKKHLKEHEKLHSDKRDYICEFCARSFRTSSNLIIHRRIHTGEKPLQCEICGFTCRQKASLNWHMKKHDADSFYQFSCDICGKKFEKRDNVTAHKSKSHPETPGGPPQAVPASPPSLLGAGMGQTEALGVFGAEQEEPPSREDEGEAEKSGASAE; encoded by the exons ATGGATCCCGGCCGCCCGGGCCGCCAGCGGGCCCCCGATTGCGTCCGCCGCCAGAAACGCCGGGAGCTGGACGCCCGCCGCAGCAAGTGCCGAATCCGCCTGGGGGGCCACCTGGAGCAGTGGTGTCGCCTCAAGGAGCAGCTGGGCTTCGCCCTGCACTCCCAGCTGGCCAAATTCCTCCTCGACAG GTACAGCTCCCAGGGTTGTGTTTTGAGCCCAG GACCAAGCACCCCAGAACCCAGCCTTCTCCACGCCGATGCCTTGCAGCGCCTGGTCGCCCTCTCCCATGGCCATGGCCAAGAGTGCGGCTTCGTCCCCGACGTGAAACCCCCAGCCTCgggcagcccagcccagctggtGTGGGAGTGCGTGGCCGGTCACAGCTTCTCCTGGGGCGTCCCCACCGTGGCCGATGGCCAGCAGCCGTGGGGAGTCACCGAGGAAGATTTGGGGTCCAATTCCCCACCGGTCCCCAGGCGCCGGCAGTCGTTGCGGCGGGCAGGGCTCGTTGCCGAGCCCAAAGTGGACGGATCCAGCCCCAAAAAGGATGGTGCCGAAGCAGAGGTGGCAGCTTGGTCACCCGCTGGTGACGGAAACCAGAGGGAGGAGGCGGGTGAAAGCAGTGATGGAG CTCCCCAAGGGCAGATGGAGGTGGCAACCACAGGACTGGACCATGAGAG CACACCCGCGTTGGAGGAGAAACCGGAGCAGGGCAGCGCGTctcaggaggaagaggaggaagaggaggacgAGGACTTCGCCGAGGACGATGACCTTGCCTACACCGATGACCTGCGTGATGAGAACTACCACCCATCTCTGGACAG CGACTCGGAGCTGCAGAGACGCCAAAGCCAGCCAAAATCCCGCAAGAAACCCGTGAAAGAGGAGCAGAGCCCGAGCGAGCCGAGCCCGATCGACTCCAGCCCAGCAGAAGAGAGGGGTGGGCGAGTCAG ctgCAAGCGGCGAACGCGGTCGTGCGATGAGGACGTGGCCCAGATCGGCCCCAAGAGGATCAG GAAGGCAGCGAAACGTGAGATCCTCCTGTGCGACTTCGAAGGCTGCGGCAAGATCTTCTCCAACCGCCAGTACCTGAAC CACCACAAGAAGTACCAGCACGTTCACCAAAAGACCTTCACCTGCTCGGAGCCCAGCTGCGGCAAATCCTTCAACTTCAAGAAGCACCTCAAGGAGCACGAGAAGCTGCACAGCG ACAAGCGGGACTACATCTGCGAGTTCTGCGCCCGCTCCTTCCGCACCAGCAGCAACCTGATCATCCACCGGCGCATCCACACGGGGGAGAAACCCCTGCA GTGCGAGATCTGCGGCTTCACCTGCCGCCAGAAAGCCTCCCTCAACTGGCACATGAAGAAGCACGACGCCGACTCCTTCTACCAGTTCTCCTGCGACATCTGCGGCAAGAAGTTCGAGAAGAGGGACAACGTCACGGCCCACAAGAGCAAAAGCCACCCCGAAACCCCCGGAGGACCCCCCCAAGCCGTGCCAGCCTCA